CTGTTGCGCTTCTTCATAATCATATTAATTATGCCTACCTAAGTAATTACAGCTAGATAAATCTTGTGCTAACTATGAGTTGGGCTGCCAATCTTAAACGTCAATTAGTTATTAGATCTTGTAAATTGTGATTACTCAAAACttagttctctctctctctctctctctctctctctctctctctttctctctctctctctctctctctctctctctcaggtATCTGCTCCCTGAGAATGTGGGGCCATGTACCCTTAGGATTACTTATTCTGGACATTCAGATCTAAGTGTTAAGTTTCAGAGCCATAGGAGCAGGTAATGCTAATTTCCATGGTACTTTTGGCTTTCGAGAAGTCAAGTTTTCCTTTTGTCTTCAGTTTATTCTTGTTATAGGattttctaacttttaattaatgtttttctTGCTTCAGAGACTACACAAATCCTTACCTTCCTGTTGCTCAGTCAGCTATGGAGGGAAGTGGTCAGGTAACATTTTGATAGTATACCTTTTTATTCAAGGGAGGAGTAATATGACATTTCTTATTTGCTTATTGTTTGCATGTGCAATTATGCTTTCTTAATTTACTTAGTTGAAAGTGAACATTTACTTCATGTACATTAGTAAGATGTGTGTCTTCTTCTAAGAGGCTGTTGTGCATGCTGACTTGCATACTctacaatttttcaaaattgatttgttttcaatttttgtaGGCCGTGGTAGGTTTGGATGGGAAAAGAATAGAGACTGAGAGCAATGTTCTTCTTGCATCTATTGAGAATATGCAATATGCTGTGACATTGGATGTCTTACACATGGTACTTTAAATCATGATCAGTGATCAttgtcttatttatttatttattagaaatGCAGTTTAGTTGACAATATCATAACTTTTTTTGGTTTTGATGACAGGTTTTCTCTGCTTTTGGTCCTGTTCAAAAGATTGCAATGTTTGATAAGAATGGTGGTTTACAAGCTCTGATTCAATATCCAGGTTAGGATAGGTTTGaagctttttttctctctttaatcTGTCATGACATAATTGAGATATTGACATGCTTTGTGTTACAGATATACAGACAGCTGTTGTGGCCAAGGAAGCTTTGGAAGGACACTGCATATATGATGGAGGGTTTTGCAAGCTTCACATATCATACTCGCGTCATACTGATCTTAGTATAAAGGTAAACAGACAAGACAACTGGTAAAATGAGGATTGTACCATTTATATCAATGCTTGAAATTGTACATAAATAGGGAAATATGCAGGAGATCGTTTTTAGGTGCCCAATCTTGAAATTTCTGTGCATATATTATGGCTTCtgttaaattttaaagttaaactTTGATTTGTGTAAATACAGGTCAACAATGACAGGAGTAGGGATTATACCATTCCCAATACACCAGTGGTGAACCCCCAGCCGTCACTCTTAGGGCAACATCCTGTTCCCATGGTTGGTACCCCTAGTCAACAGTACAATGGGGCTCCACCTCCGGCTCAGTATACTCCAATTTCCGAGCAGACTATGCTGCTCCCATCTCAGGCTGCTTGGGGGGCAGCGCCGCAGGCAGGACCTCAGTCTATGCCACAGTCCATGCCGCAGTCTATGCCAATGCAAATGCATAACAATGCTTACATGCCACCACCTGGATCTATGCCACCACAAGTGGCTCCTGGAATGCACTATCCAACTCACAGCATGCAATCGACGCCGACATTGCCCACATATGGATCTGATCGCATACAATAGTATGTTTTCGTCTCTCCTATGTTGTCTCAAATAGACCAACATTGGCCAACGCAGTCAACTGGGGGCATATGCAGAAGTGAGTTATTTCCAATGTATATGTGAAGATTCCCCATTTTGTGGGAGGCCTTTGTTTGAATAGGCTTTCCCTGTTGTTTTCTCCATTGTTATTTTTGAGATTTTCAGTGGACTTGTAAGCAGTTGGTCAAGAACCGTTAGTTGACTTGAGTACTATGGAACAACCTATTCAGTTTTAACTCTATTGCCTctacttttttctccttttttcttttggCACATTTTTCCTTTTCAGTGATTCCTAGAATCGTAGTGGCTTGAATTAGTAATTGTATAAGGACTAAGATTGTTATTAAAATGattttaatcataaaataaatatatatgatcaATCAGAATATTTGATGGATTGAATGTTGATTGGTGTAAATACTTTTTACATTGTTGTTATCATGTGCTTTATGGCACAAAAGCCACAAAATAGATAaactctttgaaaaaaaaaaacaatctaAGTATTAAAGTCTcgctaaatattaaaaatacaattaaatgtcACTAGTGATTATAATGATTTAGGACCCCTCAAACACTAAATACTAACATAAAAAAGGATAACTAAAAGCCTAAAAGTCataattattttcatttattgGCTGAGTTTATATCGGCTGAGTCATAATTCTGATTTATGCACCTCTTATGTTTATAATGGCTGCGTATAGACACTGAAACataaataaagaagatataaACACACAAGACacataaattattaaaaagtcTATAATATCTTTATTATCTACCTTCACCACAACTATTACCAGATTTTTTATCAacccaaaaaataaataacaaaatttcaataattttaacaATAAATTTAACCATTAATGGCAGCAAGAACTCTATTTAATAATCaattcaacaattttttttaaagaaaaaaggtTAAAACAAATCTGGAAAAGAGTGGACAAAGAGAAAGAATCGGAGAAATGCGGCAGTGGAGAGGCAGCAGGAAAGAAGCAGAAGTGGCGGACttgaagagggagaagaagaacaaCGAATTTAAAAATAACGTGAAAAACGGATCTCTAGGCAACCATGGCAAAAGGTGACGACGACGGTGATAGAATAGAAGCgaagaacaaagaaaaaagagaaagaggaaggagGGAACGAAGAGAGGCAACGGTTGTTTGGTTGGAGAAAGGGAGGAGAAAAGTGAAGATGGTGGTTTGGGTGTGagggagaaaaggaagaagatctgatgcagagagaggaaggagaaagAAGATTTGTAAAgggcataattaaaaaaaatgaaaaaaattgtgtCTATATCTAAAAATTTGTGTTCCATCCCTTGGTCTAGTACACAAATTTTGTGTATTTGTGTACTTGGGTGTTCATCCGTGTCTGCTAAAAATCTGTCTCAACAAATAAATAATGAATGTGTACTGCCGTGTCTATGCCTCTGTGTCTATGTTTCTCAAACCAAACGCTGCCATCATGACTAGTATTTACAAATGAGATCTTGAGGGAGATCAACTATGACGAGTTAATACTcaatttgattcaaaaaatttgaagtcgGATTCAATTTGACCCTTAGAATTCTAATGGACTCAAATTGGACTCCAAAATTTATAATTGTAACTCACATTAATCCTTGAACTAATCTCCGTTAACGACATGTTGATTTGGTACATTAATTTGTTGTGATTTAGATTTTTCATCCAGGTTCTATGTGATCAAGATTTATTAGAGTTCCAAAACTTTAATTGTTGTTCCCAGAGtcgcaaaatttttaaattaaacttgtTATTATCGTCTTCACGTGGATGTTATGGAGCTATTGGTGTCAATTGAGCCCGAAACCTTAGGGCTGACCCTAAACCCTCCAAAATAATTCTAGCCCATAGccccaaaattacaaaatcatattttataagCCCTAGTCCTAATTAAGCCCTCCGAACAAAAATTAAAACAGGACTGGCCCTACAAGCCCTAAAAGCCCCAAATCTGATCTCCTCCTCCCTGACCCGAGAACAAGATGCTGAAACGGTGATGCTGAAGACGTGAAACAGCGTGGTGCTCTTCCACCTCCTCCTCTACATTGTACTTCTGCGTTTTGCTCCACCTATGATGTGGCTGACTTCTGCGCTCTGCTTCTCCTACGACGATGGCTGTACCCAGTGGACGACGCGGTGGCTGCTCCTCCTCCCTAACGCGGTGCTCCTCCTTCTTGACGCAATGGATGAAATCagtggctgctcctcctccttcaCGCGGAATCAGAGGTGAGTTTTTTCGTTTTCTGTCCCTCTCTCAAtttcttctttgtttgtttgCATGACCCATTTTAATTCTCTTGTTAATAAACCGAGGTAGGTCTATGACTACCCTTTCTCTGTCCCTCTTTGTGATTTCAAAATAGTTGAATTGTGAACTGTGAACTacatatgtcaatatgtttggccCTACTTTATAGGCCAAAAGAATAAAAAGTCCTATAAGTAATAggatcaaatttttaaaaagtctTCAGAGCTAAAAATTTTATGGCCAACCCATAGGCCACCTAATCCTCTTTTTTTAATTACATTCTCTATCTCAACAAcacacataaaatttattaaaagcaTTAGTTTGTTCTATCCCTTTGTCATTTTTatgcatagaaaataaagaaattgaaaaataaatgttaataatGTGCATTAATCATATTAAATCCAACTTTTAACTATATacatcaataaatcaaaaatggCATTCACTATCTCATCACCCTTTTCCTTACTCTTTACTATTTACCATCAATAATGTCTCTAGAAAATCTAAATAAAGTTGACACAAAAATTCATCATCTAAAATCATAAATGTTGAGGGGGATGCATCGTTTCTATTAAAACTTTTTCTTCATGAATTTCACCAATTTCATTATCTAAAATCAACCAATTAAAAAACAGTtagaaattcaatttaaaataatatttaaaaaaatagcataaatgtTTACCTTCATGATTTGGAATAAATCCACGTAACCAACTCCTTGTGCAAATAAGCATTTTGACATGCTCATGAAGAGTGGAActtctgtatttttttaaaacacatccactAATACTGAATGCGGAATCAGATACTACCGTAGTGATGGGAATACTTAAAACATCTCTGGCCATAACTGACAGATTGGGAAACTTATCCTCATTAGTCTTCCAAAAATTCAGCACAACATATTTCAAATCATCTTTGTTGGTGTGAATCAAACCTTCCTTTAGATAAATCTCTAATTCATCTTTATCCTTGGAAGTTTGGGTTTCACAGTCGAATTCTCTGAACTCCTAAAAGATGTAGTATAAAGATTATTTAAGCAACGAATAAATATAATAGGAGAAAAATaatactatattaaaattaaatatcttcATCACCATTTTGCTCTTCTTTGTAACCCTTCCTTCTTCAGGTAACTTAGGAGATTGGTTACTACTTTGAAAAATTGTTGAACCACCAAAAGTATTTATATACTCTCCATACAACCTTTTAAATTTCTCCAATACTTCATTTGCCTTCAATTCAAAGGTTGAAGGATCTAATTTTTTGTAACAAACCCTCAAGAACTTTAACTTTAATCAAGTATTAAGAATGGCCCCAAAAGCCAAGACGGTACTATAATTGTTCCAATATTTATCAAACTTCATCTTCATTCTGTAAGCCATGTTCATAATAACAACATCATCACAAATTTGAGTGTCTTCCAAAAGACATTCAATTTTCCAAACTTGCATAAAATACAAATTTGAGGTTGGATATGATGAACCCGAAATGATGTTTGTAGTTTCATAAAATGGCTCTAAAAATTCACACATTTTTTTcctaagctccattcttcatttGTCAAACAATGTTTATAAGCTCCTACAACACTAAGGATGTCAAAcactttttcaaatttaattgcaCTTTTCAACATCATATATGTAGAATTCCATCGAGTTGGAATATCTGATTTTAGACCAACACCTTCTTCAATTTTCGCTTGCTGCACACAATCTTTAAATTTCACCATTCTCCCATCAGAAGCTTTCAGATATTTCACACTCTCTCTGATTTTAAATAAAGCTCCAGTAGCCACCTTTAACCGTTCTTgcacaatcaaatttaaaatgtgAGCAGAGCAATTACATGAAAATATTCTCCATCGCAAAGCAAACTATTCTGCTTATGTAGATGAGTTTTTAAGATGTTTTGTATGTTGTCATTTGCAGAAGCATTATCTAAAGTAACAGAGAATACTTTCTTATCAATACCCCATTACTTCAAAGAGTTAAATAAGATTTCTTCCAGATTAGTTCCAGTATGGGGAGGAATCAtttgacaaaaatttaaaatcttactCACTAGTCGCCAATTCTCATCAATAAAATGAGCTGTCAAACAAATATATCCTTCAGTGGTAGATGCTGTCCACACGTCACATGTCAAACAAATTCTATTAGGCATCCTAGATATCTTCTGctttaatttctctttctctGTTGAATAAATCATTTTAAGATCTGAAACTAAAGTCTTTCTAAAAGGCATTATAATCGTTGGACTAATGTAATTAATCCAATCTCTAATACCTTCATACTCAATAAAGCTAAATGCAAGGTCATGTTTTGCTATAGCTTGGGCGAGTTTTTTTCGATGAACATTCTGATCAAAGTCACCCAGGCTATAGCAAAGTCATGTTATGCCTTATAGGTACAACACTAGACACCGAAGAAAGGAATGAAATTCAAAACTTCTTACAGCAACATGTCAACCTTTTCGCATGGGCACCTACTGACATGCCTGGGATTGTTCCTTTGATCATCTCTCAAAAGTTGGCACTCAATCCCTCTGCCCGACCTATATCACAGAAAAAGCATAACCTCGACATATAGAAAAAGAAGGCATCTTTATAAGAGACCCAAAAGCTCATCAATGCCGGATTCATACGAGAAATCAGATTCACCACATGGCTGATCAATGTCGTGATGGTAAAGAAACAcaacggtaaatggcgcatgtgtgttGATTTTACTAATCTCaacaaagtatgcccaaaacacTCTTACCCTTTGCCCTCTATCGATTCCTTAGTAGATAATGCTTCTAGTTATGCAACACTtagctttatggatgcatactctagGTATAACCAGATCCTTATGCACCCATCTGATAAAAATAAAACTGCTTTTATTATTGAGTATGGTAATTACTGCTATAAAATTATTACTTTTGGCTTAAAGAATGCAGGGACAACCTATCAACTTCTCATGGACAAGATATTCGCAAAACAGATCGGACGATGGAGGTCTATGTCGatgacatggtggccaaaacaaaGACCACCAACAAACATGTTGACGACCTTACTGAAATATTTGCTCAACTTAGACACTACAACATGCGCCTAAACCCAGAAAAGTGCACCTTTTCAATACAAGGAGGTAAGTTTTTGGGTTTTCTGTTAACCAGCCGAGGTATAAAGGCTAATTCTAACAAATGCCAAGTGATATTGGAGATGAAAAgttcacaaaaaataaaataactacaaCATCTAACAGGGAGACTTGCTGCGTTATCTAGATTTTTACCATGTTTAGTTTCCAAGTCTTTTAgttttttccaaactttaaaaaagaaaatcaatttcaattgGACTCAAGAATGTGAAAATGCTTTTGTTGCTTTacaaaggaaagaaatagaatatAGCAACCAGTTTACTTTGTGAGCAAGTCCTTACATCATACTGAGCTCCGCTTTCCGAAGATAGAAAAACTAGCACTAGCACTGGTATTCTCAGCCAAACGACACTGACCTTACTTTCAAAGCCATGTGATCCACATTCAGACAGATCAACCATTGTACCAAGTCTTACATAAACCTCAATTTGCAGGCCGACTTATGAAATGGTCCTCGAACTATCTAAATTTGACATAAGATATCAAAGTAGAGAACCGATCAAGTCACAAAATCTAGGAGATTTCGTCACCAAGTTCACTGCTTCGAGCTCAGAAGACCATCATATACAATGGACCCTCTGTGTGGATGGCGCATCCAATCCTCAAGGATGTGGCACAGGAATTTGGCTGGAAGGAGACAATGGATTTGTCCTAGAGCATTCCTTACATTTGTCCTCAAGGCAAGCAATAACCAAATAGAATACGAGACATTAATTTTCGGGTTAAGGCTAGCTACAGAACTACAAATCTTGGAATTATAGGTATACTGCGACTCTCTACTTGTCGTACAGCAGGTAAACGACCTTTTCAGGTTAAAGACCATCTCTTAGCAAAATACTTAGACCTGGTCAAAAAATTAATATCTAACTTtacctcatcagccataggacatgcatacatcatgttcatttgtttgttttgattgataTGCATTACCTGAgattgcctaactgaatatataCATCCTGCTACTTGTTATACTTGTTACTTGCACTATCTGCCTATTACTTGTTCGGAAACTTGTTTAATTGCTTGCCTCTACTAATTTATGGAAGACGAAGGGCTGGAGGAAGGGTGAAATAGTTTGGTGTTATGTTAGGTTTAAAATTGAGTAAGTTTAAGAATGTCTAGATTACCACCCCTATTTATGGCTTTGCTTAGAAAATTAAGTTTTGCAATTGTATgatggagttctaggattgcctttggcattcctaggaccttatttattatacgcatggaacctttaccatgctgagaacctccggttctcaccccatactgtgttgttattttcagatgcaggtcgagaggcaccccGCTAGGCATCTGGATCCCTGAAGCGGAGCGGTTTCTGGGTTTTTTGAATATTcaatttatgtatatatgtacttagttaaTTAGCTTCCCTCCATGAAACTCGattattttgttcctcatagaggttACAGGAGAGCTAGGGACTTGTTTTTGTATTTTGGGTATTTGggatactaatatatatatatatatatatatatatatatatatatatatatatatatatatatatatatatattcttcggccagccttggcttcgcaggctgagtcaggagctagatTCATTGTATTCTTGACTCTCTTTTACTCTTTCGCTTATTCAACTTTATCacctttaggtttcttagcatgcaagtaaTTCCGTTTCTTGAGCGTTGCGTTTTTTATTTTAcggattttgttttacccatttttcaagactCCAATTATACTATATATCctttgttatgtatatatatatatatatatatatatatatatatatatatatatatatatatatatatatatatatatatatatatatattttagaggtcgtagcgcctcgccacccctgttttacatcctaggtgtaaagctctgtgtggtagggtgttacacatagcCTCCTGTCTTCTAGTAAGGGCCAGTAAGGATATACGCCTCCTAAGAAGATTAAAAATAGGAGTATCCCACCATGGGCATCTAAGTTCCTTTATAgctgtaacaccctatcacacagagctttacacctaggatgtcaaatagaggtggcgaggcgctacgacttctaaaagtaaaaatttatatacataatatagtgAAAAAGATTTATAACTAGGAGCTTTTGAAGAAAGGTTAAAATCAAAAATGGTAAAATGAAAAGTGCAACACTCACATTACGTAAATGAAAAACGGAAAGATAAGAGAAGCTAATATAAATATAACCGAAAGAGAGCTCCAAGGTAcaaatatcaaaactcaagactCGGCTCGCGAAGACAAACCGCCTTGAGCACATtagtatataacatatatatataagagaacccaaaataagcacaagatacaTAATTATAGAAcctatttctccaaaataacctttAAGAGGAAGTTAATACATCAGTACATAAgtagtggagataaaagtatctacatatatacatatatttaaaataaagtcCCAAAGACAAGGATCTCTGCTATCAGAAGCTTTCAGTATGCCTTAGCAAgatgcctcacgtcctgcatctaaaaaccacaaaacatgtatggaatgagaaccggaggttctcaccATGGTAATGGTGCCCACATAACAAACATATAAGGTTCCGAGaaagtcgaaggcaatcctaAAATTTCTGACAATAGAttcaaactaaaaactaacattTTAAACCATAAACAGAGTGAGGTATCTAAGGATTCCTGGTTCtatctaacttcctaacttaGCCCCTACGCTCTTCATCTCTTTCTCCAATCCTCCGAAACGCCGATGCATAGACAGATAAAGCAGACAAGGCAAGCACAAGTAGATATTCAAATATAGCAAATATAGCAAATAAGCATAGATATTCAAGTAAGCAAATCCAAGTAGTGCAAACCAAACAAGTTACATAAATACATATGATGCATTCctttcctactggccgtgagctcacgtgtcggttactttgctAGAGCCCGACATATCCGGTAGCTAACTCGGATATCGTTCTCTTGAAAACCGGtgagcggtacaccaccacgaaccccaccattgcgagcggtacaccaccacgaacctcgCAAGATTTTCAATTGGAAAAAATAACACACACATGTGGGCGGTAAACCAACACGAACCCCACACAACATTCTCTTTTAAAACCATgtgggcggtacaccaccacgaaccccacataCGTCTCGACAATGGACAAGCGGTAAACCACCGAGAACCTTGCTAGGTCAAGCTCAaaacaatttcattttcaatttcattATAAATCATTTATTcatatccattcataatcattcaaaaTCCTTCATTAAGACCAGATTCATCATATACATATCACATTCTGctcatttcatttttatttagcaACACTACTCCTTATGACCTTTTCTGAAACCTACAAAACCACTTTACCTAAAACAAGTTCTCTTTTCACACAAAATCCAGTTCTTACTTAGCTAAGATTTTTCTCTAATACAACTTCAAAACTATTTCATATTTAAACCTCTTTCAAAAGACTAAGCGAATCATTTATTAACTAAACTGCATGgcagagtctcaagactttagggagGACAACAACCAAtatatttctttaaaattattaaactcCTTGAATCATAATTTCTTAAAATGTAGTTCTGTaaacaaactcaaaacataaaaattttcttaataaatcaaaactcAAAACATTATTCgttattttcttaaataattcaagTAAAATGACATGattcttaaatttataattttctaaataacatttcaaacaaggcctgagattttatagaaatttcggcagcaccttcCCTAAAACTTGGATTTTGCCACCCGTTTCGGGTCCCACCCAAACCATTTTCTCAATTCCTTTCCAAcaggttcaaaaccaaatcatttttccaaataaacataaaattcagATTTCCAACTATCAATTCATTTGCAATGTCAAATTTTTTCCAAAGTCAAATCATTTTCGATAAATCAGCAAAATCAATTCCAatcattttcaataaattattatcacAACCACACCAAACTCAACTTAATGAAATGAATGAAATCCAAAAATTCAAATAGTTCAACCCAGTGAATTACAATTCAACCACCCAACTTAACAACACTAACAACAAGTACTCTTATATTCATTAATGCAATCAACAACCAACTCCAAACACTCCTCAACCCACCACATTTTCATTTCACATCACACCAACTTCACATATATAATCACTCCCACATAATAATTCATTTCTAACAACAACAAAAGCCATATCAacaactcatatatatatatatatacttcatcatcattatcatcattacaTACATCATTATTTATCTCTACCAACATAATACCAATCACCACAACTCTTCTCAACATACTTACTTTCCATCTTCACCAAGTTATCAATACAATAACTCAAGTTCAAAACAACATATCAATAAACATAATCATTATCATTTACCAACCTTCACATATAATAATACACATCACCGCCTCAACCAAAATTTTATCATTTCTAACCAATATATATTTTAACTAAATCTCAATCACCAACCACACCAACAATTCAACTCTTATCTTACGGCCAACTAATCTACGTTTTCACAACACACTATATTTTAAttacgagaaaccgaaaccataccttagccaatttttCAATAAACCTGAAACACCTCTCTTATATACCACACCCCAAACTTTGAAATCCCAGCTTCTTTCCAAGCAAAACCCAGCCTTCAAGGCTTGATCACaagcttcccaaattttcaaatcgACTCCAGTCAACAACCAATTTTAATCTAACAACAAATTTATCATCACAATCAATGTAAAGCTCACTAACTCAACATTTCAAAAGGATTTATGGATGCTTACCTGACCCATAGCTCTAATGAACTAAACTCGACAATACCCGCAAGTTAATTCGAACCTAAACACtgaaattaaacaaaattcaaTATAGATTctcattgaattttgaaatttgagaagGAGAGTTATAAAACTGAGAAGTAGGTTCCATACCTAATAAAGgattgggctttgtagagctcgacgttgCGGTCACGTggtcgcaaacggctcgtcaattggagctccggatcaaaagttatggaagATTGAATTTATGAGTGAGGGTTTGGTGTTTCTCCCCATTCCTTAGCTGCCCAGCGTGTTTCATAATGAAAGGGGGGTGGGGGGGGGAAGAGAGAGCTGAAGCTCTTTTGTTCATTAAGTTGGGTTGGGTCTTGGGTCCAATACaggcccggttcacttggttcGGCCCGTTCGATCCAATTTTGGgtcgaatttttaaaattagtgtcaaaattcttattttaattagctctacctcattaaactattaaattctattttctattttcttgattaataattaattcattagctaattatttactaattttgcgGGTTGTACAATAGCTGCTTCGTTGATTCTGAATTTGAAGATCCTTCAATTTTCTCTACTATAATTTCTGGAATTTGACTTCCTTCCATATATATCTCTGATTCCCTTGGATTCCTGTGGTCCTTATCCTTTTCCattagctctttctcagtagtagagATGTGACTCACATCTTCTGTATCAATTAATACTCTACCTTTTTTAACGGTGTCGTTGAAGGATCGTTTGGGGTTTGTGGTGAAATTgccttcttcttccctttctagCATCCACTCTTCCTCTCTGGGGATAAGGTGTGAGCTAAAATCCCCAGTGAAAACATGCCCTTCTAAATTAGTTTGGATCTTTTTTCCGGTTGTGTGACCGAAAATATCTTCCTCAAACATAGCTGCCTCTCATGAGGTCAGAATCAGCTAGTTCTCGATGGAAAAAGGAACAAGATGAAACAATTGTAAACACtaaagattattttatttttctgtcctTTTGTCTTGGTGATTCTATTATTCcgctctttatttttttaaaagttttcttaCCCTTCTCTTTTGGATTTAATATGGAAATTCATATTATACTAACATGAGAAACTAATTTATGGCTCAAGCTCTAAACTCCACCATTTTGTCTCACTCATGAGTCCACATTATTCTGACTCTTAACAATAGGTTTAAGAGAAAGTATACGTAAACAATGCATATTGTAAACAAcgattaaaaataaagataaatttaaaattaaaatttagattttcaattaattaaacaattattaacagattttaaattttaaaaaattagaattagtaTCTTAATACATTCACATTATGTATATTGTTTAAATTCTCTATGGTCTACCTAACAAAGTTGTATGTTCAATACTAATTAATCACGCTTCTTCAAAACAAAAacgtaaatattaaaataactctACAGCTAACCTAAAAATAGCGTCCTATAAGCCATTAGTC
This region of Arachis hypogaea cultivar Tifrunner chromosome 8, arahy.Tifrunner.gnm2.J5K5, whole genome shotgun sequence genomic DNA includes:
- the LOC112705942 gene encoding polypyrimidine tract-binding protein homolog 2, with amino-acid sequence MASVSSQPQFRYTQPPSKVLHLRNLPWECTEEELVELGKPFGKVVNTKCNVGANRNQAFIEFADLNQAIAMISYYASSSEPAQVRGKTVYLQYSNRQEIVNNKTAADVPGNVLLVTIEGADARLVSIDVLHLVFSAFGFVHKITTFEKTAGFQALVQFSDAETATSAKDALDGRIIPRYLLPENVGPCTLRITYSGHSDLSVKFQSHRSRDYTNPYLPVAQSAMEGSGQAVVGLDGKRIETESNVLLASIENMQYAVTLDVLHMVFSAFGPVQKIAMFDKNGGLQALIQYPDIQTAVVAKEALEGHCIYDGGFCKLHISYSRHTDLSIKVNNDRSRDYTIPNTPVVNPQPSLLGQHPVPMVGTPSQQYNGAPPPAQYTPISEQTMLLPSQAAWGAAPQAGPQSMPQSMPQSMPMQMHNNAYMPPPGSMPPQVAPGMHYPTHSMQSTPTLPTYGSDRIQ